From Parasphaerochaeta coccoides DSM 17374, a single genomic window includes:
- a CDS encoding valine--tRNA ligase, protein MDSQFWHKECEEKIYTMWRSKKEFSPQYDKLKETFSMVMPPPNVTGILHMGHALNNSLQDVIVRYHRMKGMAVLWLPGTDHAGIATQNVVERQLNNEGLGRHDIGREKFLERTWLVKENHHNIIKSQLEKMGCSCDWEHERFTMDEGASRAVREAFVTLYEKGLIYKGKYLVNYCYKCGTALSDDEVEYDSIQGKLYHVRYPYADGLGYITVATTRPETMFGDVAVAVHPEDKRYKNIVGTILCIPLTDRKIPIIADSFVDREFGTGMVKITPAHDTNDWECGIRNNLEMVNILNPDGTLNGNCPQKYRGILASDARDIIVKDLEEGGFITEINDHVHDVGHCYRCHTVIEPYLSDQWFVKMKGLAKKALGALKRNDIVFYPRRWENTYCHWLETIRDWCISRQLWWGHRIPVWYCKDCGKVIVSREDPSCCPKCHKTNLLQDNDVLDTWFSSWLWPFSTLGWPDKTADLDNFFPTSTLVSAYDIIFFWISRMIMSSKEFLGKVPFRDIVITGLVRDIKGRKMAKSLGNGIDPNEIIDQYGADAMKFTLCYVTTLGQDLLIEKNLFNLGSRFTNKIWNAARFLLLNLEGRNIRTIDESEYSIMDRWIYGRFNYACQKISYSIENYKFSDAAQCIYSFFWNDFCDWYIESSKQKLLHGTKEEKDKAISILMDMLEASMRLMHPFLSFITEEIYQKLPNHMGDVIVAQYPIFDKTRCYDDAHILVTSLQDVVRTVRVVRNNLQIAPDKKLKVVFRPSEVFLASDLIESEKGFISSLIGASIFIVDKESTQPINGAFPVNGLGYECFVFVREAINVDSEIERLKADTVKAKKALSLVEAKLANQSFIMNARQAAIEKEQAKRKEFLEEIRKNNIHIELLSSF, encoded by the coding sequence ATGGATTCTCAGTTTTGGCATAAAGAATGCGAAGAAAAGATTTATACTATGTGGAGATCAAAAAAAGAATTTTCTCCTCAGTATGATAAGTTAAAAGAGACTTTTTCCATGGTAATGCCTCCTCCTAATGTAACTGGCATTCTCCATATGGGTCATGCCTTGAACAATAGCCTTCAGGATGTAATAGTAAGATATCACAGAATGAAAGGAATGGCTGTTCTTTGGCTCCCGGGGACCGACCATGCTGGCATCGCCACTCAAAATGTTGTAGAACGCCAATTGAATAATGAGGGACTAGGAAGACATGATATTGGTCGGGAAAAATTCTTGGAACGTACTTGGTTAGTCAAGGAAAATCATCACAACATCATAAAAAGTCAGCTCGAGAAGATGGGTTGCTCTTGCGATTGGGAACATGAGCGTTTCACCATGGACGAGGGAGCAAGCCGTGCCGTTAGAGAAGCATTTGTTACTCTTTACGAAAAAGGACTAATTTATAAAGGCAAATACCTTGTAAACTATTGCTATAAATGCGGTACAGCTCTCTCAGATGACGAGGTGGAATATGATAGTATTCAGGGTAAGCTTTATCATGTGAGATACCCATATGCAGATGGTTTGGGATATATAACTGTAGCCACAACTAGGCCTGAAACTATGTTTGGGGATGTTGCTGTAGCTGTGCATCCGGAGGATAAAAGATATAAAAATATTGTCGGAACTATTTTGTGTATTCCGCTAACAGATAGGAAAATACCAATTATTGCTGATAGTTTTGTCGACAGAGAATTTGGAACAGGGATGGTTAAAATCACACCTGCACACGATACAAATGACTGGGAGTGTGGGATTAGAAATAATTTAGAAATGGTGAACATTCTCAATCCTGACGGAACACTCAACGGCAATTGTCCTCAAAAATACAGGGGCATTCTAGCTTCCGATGCCAGAGATATTATTGTCAAGGATTTAGAAGAAGGAGGATTTATAACCGAAATTAATGACCATGTTCATGATGTTGGTCATTGTTATCGTTGTCATACCGTTATTGAACCATACCTCTCTGATCAGTGGTTTGTTAAGATGAAAGGTCTTGCAAAAAAAGCTTTGGGGGCTCTAAAACGGAACGATATAGTGTTTTATCCTAGAAGATGGGAAAATACATATTGCCATTGGTTAGAGACAATTCGCGACTGGTGTATATCTCGCCAGTTGTGGTGGGGACACCGTATCCCTGTATGGTATTGCAAAGATTGTGGTAAGGTAATTGTGAGCAGGGAAGACCCTTCATGCTGTCCGAAATGCCATAAGACTAATCTCTTGCAGGATAATGATGTCCTCGATACATGGTTCTCTTCTTGGCTCTGGCCGTTCAGTACTCTTGGTTGGCCTGACAAGACAGCGGATCTTGATAATTTCTTCCCAACAAGTACTCTTGTATCTGCCTATGATATCATATTCTTCTGGATTAGCCGCATGATTATGAGCAGTAAAGAGTTTCTTGGTAAGGTTCCATTTAGAGACATCGTTATCACAGGACTTGTTAGAGACATAAAAGGTCGCAAGATGGCAAAATCTCTTGGTAACGGCATTGATCCTAATGAAATAATTGATCAATATGGCGCTGATGCGATGAAATTTACATTGTGCTATGTAACTACCTTGGGTCAGGATTTGTTAATTGAAAAGAATTTATTTAATCTAGGAAGTCGGTTTACCAATAAAATCTGGAATGCCGCTCGCTTTTTGCTATTGAATTTAGAAGGACGGAATATACGCACTATTGATGAGTCTGAATATTCTATTATGGATCGATGGATTTATGGTAGATTTAATTATGCCTGTCAAAAAATTAGTTATTCGATAGAGAATTATAAATTTAGTGATGCTGCTCAATGTATATATTCGTTTTTTTGGAATGATTTTTGTGATTGGTATATTGAGTCAAGCAAACAGAAACTTCTACATGGTACTAAGGAAGAAAAGGATAAGGCGATTTCAATTCTAATGGATATGCTTGAAGCATCTATGCGTCTTATGCACCCATTTCTCTCTTTTATTACTGAGGAAATTTATCAGAAGCTACCGAATCATATGGGGGATGTAATTGTCGCTCAATATCCGATATTTGATAAAACTCGTTGTTACGATGATGCGCATATACTTGTGACCTCACTCCAAGATGTTGTAAGAACTGTACGTGTTGTTAGAAACAACCTCCAAATTGCTCCTGATAAAAAATTGAAAGTAGTATTCAGACCGTCTGAAGTCTTTTTAGCATCAGATTTAATCGAGAGCGAGAAGGGATTCATATCTTCATTAATTGGTGCATCTATATTTATTGTTGATAAGGAGTCCACGCAGCCCATAAATGGTGCATTTCCTGTAAATGGGCTTGGATATGAATGCTTTGTCTTCGTGCGCGAAGCAATCAATGTAGATTCTGAAATTGAAAGATTGAAAGCCGATACAGTAAAAGCAAAAAAAGCTCTTTCATTGGTTGAAGCCAAGCTTGCAAACCAATCATTTATAATGAATGCAAGACAGGCCGCAATTGAAAAGGAGCAAGCAAAAAGGAAAGAATTTCTTGAGGAAATTAGGAAAAACAATATACATATAGAATTATTGTCTTCTTTTTAA
- a CDS encoding ATP-binding protein produces MKLRSRLLVYVTALLTFAMSCAIIAATISFSQAIRKSADSTLDGEARFLAARLPRMNSEDTIATLDSYAENLDIRITIVNENGIVTYDSEVDPSTMDNHLWREEIQEALSTGSGVSSRSSGSMHTPMLYRAVKTTDSNGDIRIVRTSAPLVELIAWRSVFYTLLIPLLLVFLVIAVLFTILMLRYLTRPIEQLAATAHEYHQGNLLVRSSIEGPEELAELSATMNSMAKELAARISQLERDKQQYSSILSSMSEGLLLVDSRNIIVLSNNAANTMLGKGFPEAQSLVGAKLSEIFTDDDFLKLVATTMHSGKVGQTSIVKYKHLTGQTASLVGAGREQTFQVSTAIVPGMQEESGKAVTGGILITFTDITELKRLEQVRKDFVANVSHELKTPLTAINGFSETLLGGMISSEDIGLFSKIINRNARQMQGIIDDLLLLASLEDDHAALTMKRCTLEELVKETCEDTSYRANSRSVILTTTVHDENGRGVMVNPSLLVQALVNLVINAITYSEPGSEVRIKAEGDQDTVTFSVMDQGSGIPEKHLTRIFERFYRVDKARSRNQGGTGLGLSIVKHVVSMHGGQVSVQSVENLGSTFTITIPREQKFMQSFKDKSELIYGQLPDINEKE; encoded by the coding sequence ATGAAGCTCCGGAGCCGCCTGCTCGTCTACGTGACGGCCTTGCTGACTTTCGCCATGTCATGTGCAATCATAGCGGCGACTATCTCATTCTCACAGGCCATACGGAAATCAGCGGACAGCACCTTGGATGGTGAAGCACGTTTCCTCGCCGCTCGTCTGCCCCGCATGAACAGCGAAGATACCATTGCCACCCTGGATTCTTATGCCGAGAACCTTGACATAAGAATCACGATAGTCAATGAAAATGGGATTGTCACCTATGACAGTGAAGTAGATCCATCGACCATGGACAATCATCTCTGGCGCGAGGAAATACAGGAGGCTCTGTCCACTGGCTCAGGGGTATCATCCCGTTCAAGCGGCTCAATGCACACCCCCATGCTGTACAGGGCAGTCAAGACGACGGACAGCAATGGTGACATCCGCATTGTCCGTACCAGCGCGCCTTTGGTCGAGCTCATTGCATGGCGCAGCGTTTTTTACACGCTCCTCATCCCCCTTCTTCTTGTCTTCCTCGTCATCGCCGTCCTGTTCACCATACTGATGCTCAGGTACCTGACCCGTCCGATAGAGCAACTGGCTGCTACCGCCCATGAATACCACCAAGGGAATCTTCTTGTTCGCAGTTCCATAGAAGGTCCGGAGGAACTTGCCGAACTCTCCGCCACGATGAATTCCATGGCAAAGGAATTGGCGGCAAGGATCAGCCAACTTGAACGGGACAAACAGCAATATTCCTCCATTCTCAGCTCCATGTCAGAAGGTCTGCTCCTTGTTGACTCCCGTAATATCATCGTCCTGAGCAACAATGCGGCGAACACAATGCTTGGCAAAGGATTCCCGGAAGCACAAAGCCTTGTCGGTGCGAAATTGTCCGAAATATTCACGGACGATGATTTTCTCAAGCTCGTCGCTACGACGATGCACTCTGGCAAGGTCGGACAGACATCCATAGTGAAATACAAACACCTGACAGGACAGACCGCTTCCCTTGTCGGAGCCGGGCGTGAACAGACGTTCCAAGTCTCCACGGCCATCGTCCCCGGCATGCAGGAAGAATCAGGAAAGGCGGTTACCGGAGGAATCCTCATTACCTTCACTGACATAACCGAACTGAAAAGACTGGAACAGGTTCGCAAGGATTTCGTAGCCAATGTGTCCCACGAGCTTAAAACACCCCTCACGGCAATCAATGGCTTCTCAGAGACCTTGCTTGGAGGTATGATTTCATCTGAGGATATAGGACTGTTCTCCAAGATAATCAACCGCAATGCCCGACAGATGCAGGGAATCATCGACGACTTGCTCCTCCTGGCCTCCCTTGAGGACGACCATGCCGCGCTTACCATGAAACGTTGCACCCTTGAGGAACTGGTCAAGGAAACCTGCGAGGACACTTCGTACAGAGCGAACAGCCGGTCGGTCATCCTGACAACGACTGTCCATGATGAGAATGGTCGCGGGGTCATGGTGAATCCCAGCCTGCTGGTTCAAGCTTTGGTGAACCTGGTCATCAACGCGATAACCTACAGTGAGCCTGGTTCAGAAGTCCGTATCAAGGCGGAAGGTGATCAGGATACTGTGACATTCTCTGTCATGGATCAGGGAAGTGGCATACCGGAAAAGCATCTTACCCGCATCTTCGAGCGTTTTTACCGTGTTGACAAGGCGAGAAGCCGCAACCAAGGAGGAACTGGACTGGGGCTGTCCATTGTCAAGCATGTCGTGTCAATGCACGGCGGCCAGGTGTCCGTCCAGAGCGTGGAGAACCTAGGCTCGACCTTCACCATCACCATTCCCCGCGAGCAGAAGTTCATGCAGAGCTTCAAGGACAAAAGCGAGCTTATCTACGGTCAGCTCCCCGATATCAATGAGAAGGAGTGA
- a CDS encoding response regulator transcription factor, producing the protein MDKMPSHDIVDTNTGKVVLIVEDETDIQELISYHLKQEGYSVLQALDGRQALEQIKVGTPNLVLLDLMLPELSGLEVLKTIRYSWGMTALPVLIASARTEESDIIMGLEIGADDYITKPFSPKVLIARVKAILRRTQEQESRAASPKKEDTDIIKTPGGLTMDISRYGCEYKGTKLNLTATEFAILHLLAGCVGRVFTRNQIISTIKGDDYPVTERSIDVQMASVRRKLGEGGAALKTVWGIGYKYQEEET; encoded by the coding sequence ATGGACAAAATGCCATCACATGACATTGTGGATACAAACACAGGTAAGGTAGTTCTCATTGTTGAGGATGAGACTGACATCCAAGAGCTTATCAGTTACCATCTGAAGCAGGAAGGTTATTCTGTTTTGCAGGCTCTCGACGGGCGTCAGGCTTTGGAACAGATCAAGGTCGGAACTCCGAATCTCGTCCTGCTCGACCTTATGTTGCCCGAACTCAGCGGACTGGAAGTATTGAAGACCATCCGCTATTCATGGGGAATGACTGCCCTACCCGTACTGATTGCATCGGCACGGACGGAAGAAAGCGACATCATCATGGGCTTGGAAATCGGCGCCGATGACTACATTACCAAACCATTCAGCCCCAAAGTTCTCATTGCTCGCGTCAAAGCCATTCTCCGCAGAACGCAGGAACAGGAATCCCGTGCCGCTTCCCCAAAAAAGGAAGATACTGACATCATCAAGACTCCCGGCGGCCTGACCATGGACATTTCCCGCTACGGATGTGAATACAAGGGAACAAAGCTGAACCTGACAGCAACTGAGTTCGCCATTCTTCATCTGCTCGCAGGATGTGTCGGACGGGTATTTACCCGCAACCAAATCATCAGTACCATAAAGGGAGATGATTACCCTGTCACCGAACGATCCATTGACGTACAAATGGCAAGCGTCCGCCGAAAGCTGGGAGAAGGCGGTGCCGCGCTGAAGACTGTCTGGGGAATCGGATACAAATATCAGGAAGAAGAAACATGA
- the gpmA gene encoding 2,3-diphosphoglycerate-dependent phosphoglycerate mutase: protein MYKLVLVRHGESEWNRENRFTGWTDVDLSEKGEKEAAMAGELLKKEGYAFDIAFTSVLTRANRTLNLILDKMGLSWIPVVKNWRLNERHYGSLQGLNKADTAAKYGDDQVKIWRRAYDIAPPPLAEDDERYPGRDPRYAGLDKKDLPLTECLKDTVKRAIPFWNDEIAPAIKSGKKVIVAAHGNSLRALVKYLDGIGDDEIVNLNIPTGVPLVYELDGDLKPVKHYYLGDAAAVEAAMAAVAAQGKSKK, encoded by the coding sequence ATGTACAAATTAGTTCTTGTGCGTCACGGGGAAAGTGAATGGAACCGTGAGAACCGTTTTACCGGGTGGACAGATGTGGATCTTTCTGAAAAAGGCGAGAAGGAAGCGGCCATGGCAGGCGAGCTCTTGAAAAAGGAAGGCTATGCATTTGACATTGCGTTCACATCCGTGCTGACCCGCGCGAACCGCACCTTGAACCTGATCTTGGATAAGATGGGTCTTTCATGGATTCCCGTTGTAAAGAACTGGAGGCTGAACGAACGCCATTATGGCTCCCTTCAGGGACTCAACAAAGCCGATACCGCCGCCAAATATGGTGACGACCAGGTGAAGATATGGCGTCGCGCTTATGATATTGCTCCCCCGCCTCTTGCCGAGGATGATGAGCGTTATCCTGGCCGTGACCCCCGGTACGCCGGGTTGGACAAGAAGGATCTGCCGCTTACCGAATGCCTGAAGGATACCGTAAAGCGGGCGATTCCTTTCTGGAACGATGAGATTGCTCCTGCCATCAAGAGCGGGAAGAAGGTGATTGTCGCTGCCCATGGCAACAGTCTCCGTGCGCTGGTGAAGTATCTTGACGGCATCGGCGATGATGAGATTGTCAATCTGAACATCCCGACCGGGGTTCCCCTTGTATATGAGCTGGATGGGGACTTGAAGCCTGTTAAGCATTATTATCTGGGTGACGCCGCCGCGGTGGAAGCTGCCATGGCTGCTGTTGCCGCCCAGGGAAAGAGCAAGAAATAA
- a CDS encoding Crp/Fnr family transcriptional regulator, producing MSLTAVMSHHSWKKGDVILREGAQATGFTIIREGIAKAVKVTAEGREQILYIFPKNDYFGARFLFTDGIAPYTVVALEDTITCALDTKNFRSLLAAQPEISLQVINALAGRMRSLERILLNVGGRNSAIRIASMLLELSEGYGVHTSNGVELELPLSREGWANHLGLARETLSRKMTQLEEMGIIVQYPGKKLLIKDMASLREYVETGE from the coding sequence ATGTCCCTTACCGCTGTAATGTCACATCATTCATGGAAGAAAGGTGATGTCATCCTGCGGGAAGGCGCACAGGCGACAGGTTTTACCATCATCCGTGAAGGAATTGCAAAGGCAGTCAAGGTAACGGCGGAGGGGCGTGAGCAGATTCTTTATATTTTCCCCAAGAATGACTATTTCGGCGCACGTTTCCTTTTCACGGATGGCATTGCCCCGTATACGGTCGTGGCACTTGAAGACACAATCACGTGTGCCTTGGATACCAAGAACTTCCGGTCATTGTTGGCCGCTCAGCCTGAGATTTCCTTGCAGGTGATCAATGCTCTCGCTGGCCGGATGAGGAGTCTGGAGCGGATTCTCCTCAATGTTGGTGGCAGAAATTCCGCCATCCGCATCGCCTCCATGTTGCTTGAGCTTTCCGAGGGTTATGGCGTCCACACGTCCAATGGCGTGGAGTTGGAGCTGCCGCTGAGCAGGGAAGGATGGGCGAATCATCTTGGGCTTGCGCGCGAGACTTTGAGCAGAAAGATGACACAACTTGAAGAAATGGGAATCATCGTCCAATATCCGGGGAAGAAGTTGCTTATCAAGGACATGGCATCGCTCCGGGAGTATGTCGAAACCGGAGAGTAA
- a CDS encoding sodium-translocating pyrophosphatase — MSTVLIVQFIALAVSVLSFGVALWLYTWVKSQPSKNSRVETIAELIRRGANTFLRREYVVLAKFAGVAAILILLFIPHPIWTGGALDNILMAVAYLVGTAFSALAGKVGIQVATIANKKTAVAAQQGIKPAFLAGFRGGAVMGMAVVGSSLLGVTLLFMLTQDATTLLGFSFGASSLALFAKAGGGIFTKTADISADLTGKVELGIPEDDPRNPAVIADNVGDNVGDVAGMGADLFDSNVASMAAALVMAMSLDNGTPGKNVLTVFLYAALGLLASILGVGTAKMGRGGSPTRALNSSTYVTTAVYAAITALATWQLNLEWRIWGAAVIGLLVGTIIGLATDYFTDDTKPPVRHVAKASQSGPAFTILSGVSYGFLSVLPAMVGIAVASFASYLITAPLGAGYAMFGIAMSAVGMLSIVGMIISNDAYGPIVDNGRGLVEMCDLGDTALEITDSLDSAGNTVKAVTKGFAIAAAGLTVIALLGAFIAEVNEAIVTRGLNIELLTGFDIMQPDVFFGLLVGAAIPAVFSAMLILGVDRNAQRMVTEIHRQFKEIPGLKEGKAGVTPEYDKCIDIATTGSLKELLPAGALAIISTLVVGFVGGVHAIGGFLTGNIVSGLLLALFMSNSGGLWDNSKKYVESGHNGGRGSDAHKSAVVGDTVGDPFKDTAGPSINTQITVVSLISSLMASLFLTFSLF, encoded by the coding sequence ATGTCTACAGTCCTAATTGTTCAGTTCATCGCCCTGGCGGTGTCTGTACTCTCTTTTGGAGTGGCGTTGTGGCTTTATACGTGGGTAAAATCCCAGCCGTCTAAGAACAGTCGCGTCGAAACAATTGCAGAGCTCATCCGCCGTGGCGCAAACACATTCCTGCGCCGTGAGTATGTCGTTCTGGCAAAGTTTGCCGGAGTCGCGGCAATCCTCATTCTTCTGTTCATTCCCCATCCGATTTGGACTGGCGGTGCTTTGGACAACATCCTGATGGCTGTCGCGTACTTGGTCGGTACTGCATTTTCCGCCCTTGCGGGAAAGGTTGGCATCCAAGTGGCGACCATCGCCAACAAGAAGACAGCCGTGGCTGCGCAACAGGGCATCAAGCCCGCGTTCCTTGCCGGTTTCCGTGGCGGTGCCGTCATGGGTATGGCGGTAGTCGGTTCCAGTCTGCTTGGCGTGACGCTGTTGTTCATGCTGACTCAGGATGCCACTACGCTTCTTGGTTTCAGTTTTGGCGCTAGTTCCCTGGCTTTGTTTGCCAAGGCCGGTGGCGGTATCTTCACCAAGACAGCGGATATCAGCGCCGACCTCACGGGCAAGGTTGAACTGGGCATCCCTGAAGATGACCCCCGCAACCCTGCCGTTATTGCGGATAACGTCGGTGACAATGTCGGCGACGTCGCTGGCATGGGCGCGGATCTCTTTGACTCCAATGTCGCTTCCATGGCTGCCGCGCTTGTCATGGCCATGTCATTGGACAATGGAACGCCCGGAAAGAACGTCCTGACGGTGTTCCTCTATGCCGCCCTCGGTCTTTTGGCATCCATCCTGGGTGTTGGTACCGCAAAGATGGGTCGTGGCGGAAGTCCTACCCGTGCGTTGAACAGCAGCACTTACGTGACGACCGCTGTTTATGCGGCGATTACAGCACTCGCTACGTGGCAGCTCAATCTTGAGTGGCGCATCTGGGGCGCGGCTGTCATCGGACTCTTGGTCGGTACGATCATTGGCCTCGCCACCGATTATTTCACTGATGATACCAAGCCGCCTGTACGGCACGTGGCGAAGGCTTCACAGTCCGGTCCCGCGTTCACCATCCTGTCCGGTGTTTCCTATGGTTTCCTCAGCGTCCTGCCTGCCATGGTGGGCATAGCAGTGGCTTCCTTCGCTTCCTATCTCATCACCGCTCCTCTTGGCGCAGGTTATGCAATGTTCGGAATTGCAATGAGTGCCGTGGGTATGCTTTCCATCGTCGGCATGATTATTTCCAACGATGCCTACGGTCCTATCGTTGATAATGGCCGTGGTCTTGTGGAGATGTGCGACCTTGGCGACACGGCTCTGGAGATCACTGATTCCCTGGACAGCGCCGGCAACACGGTCAAGGCTGTCACCAAGGGCTTTGCCATAGCTGCTGCTGGTCTGACAGTCATTGCTTTGCTGGGAGCTTTCATTGCGGAAGTCAACGAGGCAATCGTCACCCGCGGATTGAACATAGAACTGCTCACGGGATTCGACATCATGCAGCCTGATGTATTCTTCGGTCTCTTGGTCGGGGCTGCCATCCCGGCGGTTTTCAGTGCCATGCTGATTTTGGGAGTTGACCGCAATGCCCAGAGAATGGTCACAGAGATTCACCGTCAGTTTAAGGAGATTCCTGGACTGAAGGAAGGAAAAGCCGGTGTAACTCCTGAATATGACAAGTGCATTGACATTGCCACTACCGGTTCTCTCAAGGAACTGCTTCCTGCTGGCGCACTTGCCATCATCTCCACTTTGGTGGTCGGTTTCGTCGGCGGCGTACACGCTATCGGCGGTTTCTTGACCGGCAATATCGTAAGTGGTTTGCTGTTGGCATTGTTCATGTCAAATTCCGGCGGTCTGTGGGACAACTCCAAGAAGTATGTCGAGTCTGGACACAATGGCGGACGTGGCTCTGATGCGCACAAGTCTGCTGTCGTTGGCGATACAGTCGGTGATCCGTTCAAGGATACCGCTGGACCTTCAATCAACACTCAGATTACTGTAGTGTCCCTGATTTCTTCCCTGATGGCTTCACTGTTCCTGACTTTCTCTCTGTTCTAA
- the rpmB gene encoding 50S ribosomal protein L28 gives MARRCQLTGKGTMSGNIVTRKGQAKKKGGVGQHIGVCTKRTFKPNLVKVKTLIDGKPVTLKISVRALRSGLVQKIV, from the coding sequence ATGGCTCGCAGATGTCAATTAACTGGAAAAGGCACCATGTCCGGAAATATCGTGACACGGAAAGGCCAGGCAAAAAAGAAGGGCGGCGTCGGTCAGCACATCGGCGTATGCACCAAGCGCACTTTCAAACCTAATTTGGTAAAGGTAAAGACTCTCATTGACGGAAAGCCCGTCACTCTGAAGATTAGCGTTCGAGCACTGAGAAGCGGTCTGGTTCAGAAAATCGTGTAG